The genomic stretch CAAGAGGAGGAGTTGAGCAACAAAGGAAGCACACATGGAACGCCAAACGCCAAAGATTCACTTGCTGGTGATGGTGAGCTGCATGTTGTGGGCACTGATGAATGCAATACCAGTGTCTCACACCAAGGGGGAAGGGACGCTGTCCTCCAAGAAAGTCCAaagacatgaaacagatgagtaCGATGCAACTATACGCCACTCAGCACCAGCACAACGGAGGGACAATGTAGAGTTTGCAGAATTATGGACTGCCAAAATTAAGGTCAGTCAACTAGGGAGAGTGGAGGATGTTCGTTCACTTACAGTGTCACTATTCGGTAGGGGTATATGTGGAGTGGATTTTAAAATAGAAGATGAGCCTCCAGAATGGGGATCAGACCAATGCACTTTAATAGTACTACAAAAACCACAGCAGTGGGAAGTGGGTGTTAGACTAAAGCCGCAGTGGAGAGAACCACATTATCCTTTTTATCTAATTGTAGACAAGTCAAAAGGGGGAGCATGGCCAGATAAACAGACATACATCCTAAGTATGTACTATACGGAACCGCCAGGAGGTAAAATTGTGCAATTGCCAATAAGGCCAATAAAACGGAAAAGTAGGACCACTCCAGTAGGGGTGACCTTGCAAGTCACTGACACTACTGCAACCCAGCAGCCTCGGCCGATCCTACATGACATTGTCACAACAGCAACCACTCCACAATCTATGGATGTGGCAGCGCCGACCCCTGTTATTGCAGTACCCAATCCACAGGCAACTAGTGGAAGCACAACAATCAGCGTACAAACGACATCAGCTGTAACAACAACGTCTGCAGGGTTCACGACCATGACAACTGAACCAGTTGTATTGTATGATGAGTATTGTGACAACTGTACCTATAGCAACTATGACTCAAGAAACAACAATTCAGATTTTGTTGACTACCCAGATTTTGGTAATGGTAGACCAAGAAGTTTTGAAACAGAGGAAGAGAGTAAATGGGAACAAGCCAGATACAATGGGTGGTATAAATGGATATGGTACACAACCAgggaaatgacaaatgtggAATGCATAGCATGTTCAGCAGCTCCAACCGCGTTACCAATTGTAATTCCTGAAAAGAACAGTTTCAAAACATGTGCAGATGAACAaaggcagaaatgtaaaaaaagaggaTTCGTGTCAACTAATCATAAAATTAGGCTTTTCTCATTACCAATGTGCACCATACAATGTAGATTAATTTATGGctcaaaaaagacacacaatttAATGAGTCCACTGCCTGCTCGGGCTAAGGATAATGTGTGCACTGAGTTTGGACTCACAACAGCCTTAGATGGACCCCCAACAAAGTATAAAGTAGATAGAACGGCAGAGTATGAATGTTTCGCAAGCGGTGGGTTTAAGACTGATAACCAACTTGGGAATTATGTGGGAAATACTACGGTGAAGTGTAAAGTAACTTGGGTACTATCTTGGTTTCCACACGCAAACATGATTCCGATTTTTGTCACCAGACCGGTATGGTATGAGAACCCAGGCCCAAATGATCagtcatgtcaaaatataacaatgacaataccTAATAATCAATTTTTGGCTGTACAATCTACGGCAGTAGCGGACAGCTATTGGATGTGTGGAGATGACATATTGCGTAATgttctgcctcagcaatggattGGCCTGTGCACATTGGTAAGGATGAAAGTGCCCGTTCAAGTAATGTACAAAGGTGTCCGAGAAGTACTCCAAACACAGGGTGCCATTAGATTTAAACGATCATACATACCAGACTCTCGGGTCTATCTAGACGCAATAGGGCAACCACGAGGAATTCCAGAGGAATTCAAAGCTAGGAGTGAAATTAAGGCTGGTCTGGAGTCCATATTTCTCTGGATTACGCCCAATAAAAATGCGGAATGGATTAATTACGTGTATTATAATCAACAACGCTTTATTAATTATACCAATGAAGCCCTCAGAGCGCTCGGAGAACAATTACATGAAACAACCAAAATGTCATGGCAAAATCGTCAAGCCTTGGATTGGATGCTTGCTGAGAAGGGGGGAGTGTGCCACATGTTTGGAGAACAATGTTGTACCTACATACCCATGAACACGGCCAGAAGAGGATCTTTTACTACAGCAATGTCTAGAATTAGTGAACTAAGCAAAGAGTTGACAGGAAATGCAGGGAAAGATGTAAAGGCACTTGACTGGTTCACCACAAAGCTTGGGCATTGGGGTGCTAACCTGGCAAGAACGGGAATAACTGCAGTAATAGTTTTGACAGTAATATGTCTGTTACTTTGTTGCATCGTACCCATTCTGAAGAAAGTACTGATTAAGACTTTTGTAAGACAGATGACTGCGCTGGCGGTTACCAAAGTGGCAGAGGCTCAGCTAGCGCAACTGGTGGTCGAGCAGCCTGATCTATTTCCCAATCCGGACGATCGTGAGGACGATGACACCGACTCAGAGGACTCAATGAGCCGTGAGGTATGATTGACTGTGGGATTGGGAAAGGAGCTGGACTTTGAGCTGGACACCACCAACTGTATATCACAATGCGCTGAGGCCTCTCCACGAACTGTGCTAGTAGCGTGTGGAAAACCGCCATGCCAAGGACAGGACTGACATAAAAGGACAATGGACTTGGCGGGACTGAACAACAATGCACTCACTCACAGTTAGTCAGTGTTGGACTGCTGAGTAACACCAGTTAGTTATTATTAACAAGTGTATTATTTCAGTTATTTAGCATTAACTACCATGTCAGGATTATGTCACTCACTTACTAGGTTAGTTACTCTGTAGTCGCTGTGAGTTTACACTGACGCAGTTATTCAATGAGTTACCTGAGAAGTACATTAGATCATGAAGAATTAGACATGGAGTAAAATTTGTGATCTGTTCAATATTCACTATATCACAGCACTCAGAGTACAGTTTATGCCACACATATATACTATCTCTATAGACAGGTGTAGTTGGTAGATCATTGAGttaactcataataataatagttaccaGACAGTTAGATAAGTAGTTGGCACAGGGTCAGCTATACCAACCAAGGGGACCCTCCAGCCGAGACGAGCCATCCATGAGGACCACGCCAGCCGAGACGAGTCATTCCTGAGGGCTGTAATCGAGGGAGCCAGATCGTGCGGGAGgacatccatccaggaggcaggctatgaggAAGGGGTGAGATGAGCG from Dunckerocampus dactyliophorus isolate RoL2022-P2 chromosome 5, RoL_Ddac_1.1, whole genome shotgun sequence encodes the following:
- the LOC129181223 gene encoding uncharacterized protein LOC129181223 isoform X1 gives rise to the protein MERQTPKIHLLVMVSCMLWALMNAIPVSHTKGEGTLSSKKVQRHETDEYDATIRHSAPAQRRDNVEFAELWTAKIKVSQLGRVEDVRSLTVSLFGRGICGVDFKIEDEPPEWGSDQCTLIVLQKPQQWEVGVRLKPQWREPHYPFYLIVDKSKGGAWPDKQTYILSMYYTEPPGGKIVQLPIRPIKRKSRTTPVGVTLQVTDTTATQQPRPILHDIVTTATTPQSMDVAAPTPVIAVPNPQATSGSTTISVQTTSAVTTTSAGFTTMTTEPVVLYDEYCDNCTYSNYDSRNNNSDFVDYPDFGNGRPRSFETEEESKWEQARYNGWYKWIWYTTREMTNVECIACSAAPTALPIVIPEKNSFKTCADEQRQKCKKRGFVSTNHKIRLFSLPMCTIQCRLIYGSKKTHNLMSPLPARAKDNVCTEFGLTTALDGPPTKYKVDRTAEYECFASGGFKTDNQLGNYVGNTTVKCKVTWVLSWFPHANMIPIFVTRPVWYENPGPNDQSCQNITMTIPNNQFLAVQSTAVADSYWMCGDDILRNVLPQQWIGLCTLVRMKVPVQVMYKGVREVLQTQGAIRFKRSYIPDSRVYLDAIGQPRGIPEEFKARSEIKAGLESIFLWITPNKNAEWINYVYYNQQRFINYTNEALRALGEQLHETTKMSWQNRQALDWMLAEKGGVCHMFGEQCCTYIPMNTARRGSFTTAMSRISELSKELTGNAGKDVKALDWFTTKLGHWGANLARTGITAVIVLTVICLLLCCIVPILKKVLIKTFVRQMTALAVTKVAEAQLAQLVVEQPDLFPNPDDREDDDTDSEDSMSREV
- the LOC129181223 gene encoding uncharacterized protein LOC129181223 isoform X2; this encodes MTNVECIACSAAPTALPIVIPEKNSFKTCADEQRQKCKKRGFVSTNHKIRLFSLPMCTIQCRLIYGSKKTHNLMSPLPARAKDNVCTEFGLTTALDGPPTKYKVDRTAEYECFASGGFKTDNQLGNYVGNTTVKCKVTWVLSWFPHANMIPIFVTRPVWYENPGPNDQSCQNITMTIPNNQFLAVQSTAVADSYWMCGDDILRNVLPQQWIGLCTLVRMKVPVQVMYKGVREVLQTQGAIRFKRSYIPDSRVYLDAIGQPRGIPEEFKARSEIKAGLESIFLWITPNKNAEWINYVYYNQQRFINYTNEALRALGEQLHETTKMSWQNRQALDWMLAEKGGVCHMFGEQCCTYIPMNTARRGSFTTAMSRISELSKELTGNAGKDVKALDWFTTKLGHWGANLARTGITAVIVLTVICLLLCCIVPILKKVLIKTFVRQMTALAVTKVAEAQLAQLVVEQPDLFPNPDDREDDDTDSEDSMSREV